The genomic window GCAGGTTTGTTAATCCAGCAATACCCTTGCAGGGCCGTCAGAGGGCAGCTGGGCGGAATTCATGATTCGGCGCAGCTACATAAAAAAGCAATGGAGAAGGCTCTAAAAACCTTCTCTGGGGAATGAACTTACTGGCTCTGTAATTTGATCCTGTCCTTAAGGATGCATTTTCCGCCTGTATGGCCACCCAGGGGATTATGAGGGGTTCCCAGTGAGTTCATACATCTTGCCATGACCGCTGCACCTCTGGCAAGCCCGTCATCGACAAATACAACTTTTTCTTCGATTTTATCTCCCAATCCCAGTGTTTCCAGTTTTTCAAGGACAAGTTTGGGTTTGTCTCCTGAAATGCCGGCCCTTCCGGTGATTCCAATGGCAGTTTCAGGAAATACAACCCCTTCTTTCTGTGCCACTTCCACAAGGCGGTAGATTACACCTGCCATCACTTCATCGATTACTGCGAACAGGACCTTGAGTCCCTCTTCTTTGTAAATCTGCGCACCCATCTCTGTTAATTCATGCATTTTTGAACCATTGGTGCCCACGTCACATCCAATGAGCACGACTCCGATTTCGGCTGCAGCGGCAGGATTTACAGGCACACTCCCATAGCGGGTGACATTTTCAGGTACCTTTTCGATAGATATCTTTTCCATTAAGCGGTTTGCATATTCCTTTATTTTCTTACCCTTCAGGAACATGGTAATCATGCCCGGAGGCTTTTCGTCAAAGACATCAAGAGCGGTTCCCAGTTCCAGATCCACAAGCTGGGTTCCACGGATTATAGCATCGGGAATGGCTCCGGCATAGCCACAGAAGTTCCCAATGGTTTTTGCATATGGCTCTTCGGGGCTGATGACACGTCCATCCAGTGTGGTTCCAAAGTCCATCGATAAACAGGGATTACGGAAATCCACATTCACCCATTTCGCTCCTTCTTTAATACCGGCGGTTGCAAGTTCCCCCTCCATTTCATTGGCCACGATTTCCACACCTGTGGCCCCGGTGGGAGGAAGGACGCTGGCAACTGCTCCATCAAAAATAACTTTATTGAGTTTGCTGAACTTCTGGAATCTGGGGTTTATGTTTTCCTGGGACATCGGAGGCGTCATGTTCCTGGGAGGCACACCCGCCATAAGGCAACCGTCTGCAAGAGCTTTGATAAACTCTCCCACTTCTTCCGGTGCATCGAACCCGGCCACCACACCGGTGGATCGGACAACGAAGTGAATATCTTTTTTTATATCGAGGTTGGCTTTCTTGACAGCCTCCAGAAGCGTATTCTTGACAAGTTCTGCCACGGATTCGCGGCTTAATTCCACCCCTGTAAGCGTCTTGCCGAATACTTCTTCTCCAGGTTTTGGTTGTCTTACATCCCTTGTCATCCTTACGGTTTTCACCACATGGTATGTCGTACCTTTTTCGAGATCTGTGGCCGTAAGGATACATTTGGTGGTCGTATTGCCCACTTCTACAGAGGCCACTATGAAATAGGAATTGGATTTTGATTTCAGGTCTATCAGTCTAACGGAAGGAGTTTCGGCTATTCTGGGTTTGTGTGACATAAAATCTGTCCCTCAGAGGAATGATTTAATTTTTTCCTGTATGTTTGCCTGTGGTAATGCGCCCACCATTCGGTCTGCAAGTTGCCCATTTTTGAACACAAGAAGGGTTGGAATTGCAGAGATCTGGAATTTTCTCGCAGTAACCTGATTCTGGTCCGTATCGAGTTTGCCAAAAACAACGTCTCCCTGCATCTGCCTGGCAAGAGAGTCTATTATCGGTCCGACCCTTTTGCACGGACCACACCATTCTGCCCAACAGTCCACTACAACAAGTGGATAGCGGCTTACAAAACCTTCAAAATCGGCATCTGATACTATCATGGCTTCTGCAGGCCAGTTGGCCTTTTCGAGGTCTGTCCTTATCTCTTCCATTCTCCTCTTCCTTATTTCTTCGAGCTCGTCCATGCTTCCCCTCGCATTATTTAGATATTTCATAAGCTATATCTGTGATTCTGATCAATTATCATTTAGCTATGTACTGCATACATTTAAAGGTTTGTATGGTTATTCACAAATAGTGCACAACCAACAATTGCCCATCCCGGAGGGGTTTCTATTACAAAAGCAGATAGTGAAAAATCAAGCAACCGTACAATATTCGATCAGAAATGTGTAACCTGTGGAACTTGGATGGATAGGATAGAGAATAAAAATAAAAATGCTGCCACAACAGTAACGTATTCCTGTCCAGAATGTGGCCTGTCCTATACAGTGGATGAATGATTTGATGTGGGAGATTAATCAACTGCTCAATACTGACCCGTATGATTTTGAAAGGCTGGTAGCTCATCTTTTTGAAAAAATGGGATATAATACCCACTCGACACAACAAAGCAGGGACGGTGGTGTAGATATTGAAATATCTATTGATAACTTTGGTCTTTCCCACCGATGGCTTGTCCAGGCCAAACGTTATTCAGGGCCTGTGGGAGTCAAGGAAGTACGTGAATATGGCAGTTTGTCCTACAGGGAAAATGTGGATGGAGTAATTATTGTTACAACTTCCAGTTTTACCGGTGAAGGAAGAAAGGAAGGGGCAAAACACAACCTTAAATTGATAGAAGGCCCACTGCTTACTGAGATGCTTAACCATTACTGTACTGATGAAGGAGAGAGTTTCCACCGGAAAGGACGGGGGGTTGATGTGCTTGAAACCGGGGAGGAAGTGTTTGGAAGACATAGCGCAACAATTGAAGGGAACAGGATCTGGCTGGTACTCACAAAGAAACATATCTATTTTGAAAAAATCACTGCCACCCTTTTCTCAAAGAAAAAAGAACTTATCAGGAGAATAGATGCAAGTTCTATTATAGGTTTGAAACAGGATACAAACTCACTCTATATAGTAATCGATGAGAAAAATCCTGAGGTACTGGCCCTTTCGATCAGGGAGCCGAAAAGTTTTGCAGAAAATCTTGAATTGTTTCGTCCTTCTTTTCTGCGGGGTGAAACCCTCCTGAAGCTTGAAAAGGAAAAAAAGGGTTGTCTGGTGCTTACCAACCGTAGATTTCTCATGATGGATAAAGGCAATATCGAAACTATCAGGTTGAAGGATATTGCAGGGGCAGAAATTGAGAAACAGGGTATTTTGCAAAAGGATAAACTTGCAATCCTTGAATCAAAGGAAAGTATTACCAGGCACATATATGATGTGGAAAACGCCTCTGACTGGAGGGAGGCAATCCTGAAAGGCCTGGGTAAGGAATGAATGTTATTTAAGCTGTTGCAAATAGCGCTGGTTCTTGAATACCCTTGTAATCAATGTGGCCACAAAAGCAATAGCAATACCAAGCAATATAACAAGTACCAGATTCCCTTCTTCGGCATACTGGAGGAGGAATTTAAAGAGCAGAGCAGTCAGGGCGATCCCTGCTATTATGATATAGCCCACATTGATGTTATAGAGTTTTTCTAACAGACTCATAGTCACCCCTTGGAATCCCTTTGCAATAAATACTTTCCTTAATTTTCGCACAGTGGCAAATTTTATCAATATACAGGATTTTTTGCCAACTGGTTTCTCATCCCAGATCTCTATGGGGCCCCAGGTCACAACCTGTGCATGGCAGGCACATTGTCCTGAAAAGCCTTGTATCAAGCCCGGCTTGATCCAGCTCTTCTCTCAGGAAACGGGTGAGTTTGAGGATCCGCTCCTTTGAAGGCCTCTCTATATTAACCTCCCCCTTTCTGAGGGGATGGCTTGTTGCGGGTCTCAGGATAGGAACCACGCCTCTTCGTACAAGTTCCCTTATTCCTTGCATTACAGTCTCATCATTTTCTCCCAAACCGATTATGAAATTGGAACAAACCCTGTTCTTGCCAAACATCCGGACAGCTTCGGAAAGGCAGTCCAGTATAAAATCAAGATCCTGTTCGCCGCAGAGCTCGCTGTATAGCTGGCGATCCATGGTCTCGACATTATATTTTATCTCATCTGCGCCGGCCTCTTTTAACAGTTTGTTGGAATTGATTGTGGGATATACCGAAACCCCGATGGGTACATGGTACCTTTTGCACTTCCTGACAACATCGACCGCCCGGTCAACTTCCTTTTCAACTTTTTCATCCACTCCGGCAGTGATGGATATGGCTTTCATCTTTCCTGTATCATGTGCTTTTTCTATCATGTCCAGCACTTCTTCCACTGATTTGACCCTGCCGTTGAGTTTTGGGACAGGGCAGAATTTACAGTCAAAGATACAGGTCTCGGTCATATTGATATACGCCTGCTCGGGACAGTGAAGCAATTCTTCTTCAATTTGTCCGCAGGCAAGGAGCTTCTCATCTTTGTAGATACAGATCTTTCCATCCTTTTCAATCGCTTTTAAAGGGGAATTTGCATCTGCTCCAAGTTTTACCCGGTGTCCTCCAGAAGTAAAAAAGAAACCTACTTTACCGGCACCCGGTCCTGCACTTGAAACAAGGGTTTTTCCGAGTAGGTTTTCATCGATTGCCACTCTTCCTGTTGCCAGTAATTCGGCTTTGGTCTGGGCATCCATGTACTCATGGTGGGTAGTAAGATTAATTATAGTTTTCTGCCATCAGTTTATAATAGTGCAGACAAATCCTATTGTAGACAGTTTTGCGGTGGATATAATGAAGCAGGATCCTATTTGTAAAAGAGAGGTTGCAGAAGACACTTCTTTCCAGAAGGAATATGACGGTAAAACCTATTATTTTTGTTCAAGTGAATGCCTGAAAACATTTAATGAGATGAAGAAAAGTGTAATACGTCTCAAACGCAGTCTTGACGAAAAGAAACGTGTTTCTTTTGGCAAACTTAACAAAGATGTTATCAAGCCCGGTATCTGTACCCTTTGCGGTGCATGTGCTGCATCCTGTGAATCCATAGCA from Methanohalophilus halophilus includes these protein-coding regions:
- a CDS encoding methanogenesis marker 14 protein, which gives rise to MSHKPRIAETPSVRLIDLKSKSNSYFIVASVEVGNTTTKCILTATDLEKGTTYHVVKTVRMTRDVRQPKPGEEVFGKTLTGVELSRESVAELVKNTLLEAVKKANLDIKKDIHFVVRSTGVVAGFDAPEEVGEFIKALADGCLMAGVPPRNMTPPMSQENINPRFQKFSKLNKVIFDGAVASVLPPTGATGVEIVANEMEGELATAGIKEGAKWVNVDFRNPCLSMDFGTTLDGRVISPEEPYAKTIGNFCGYAGAIPDAIIRGTQLVDLELGTALDVFDEKPPGMITMFLKGKKIKEYANRLMEKISIEKVPENVTRYGSVPVNPAAAAEIGVVLIGCDVGTNGSKMHELTEMGAQIYKEEGLKVLFAVIDEVMAGVIYRLVEVAQKEGVVFPETAIGITGRAGISGDKPKLVLEKLETLGLGDKIEEKVVFVDDGLARGAAVMARCMNSLGTPHNPLGGHTGGKCILKDRIKLQSQ
- the trxA gene encoding thioredoxin; this encodes MDELEEIRKRRMEEIRTDLEKANWPAEAMIVSDADFEGFVSRYPLVVVDCWAEWCGPCKRVGPIIDSLARQMQGDVVFGKLDTDQNQVTARKFQISAIPTLLVFKNGQLADRMVGALPQANIQEKIKSFL
- a CDS encoding restriction endonuclease, with the translated sequence MWEINQLLNTDPYDFERLVAHLFEKMGYNTHSTQQSRDGGVDIEISIDNFGLSHRWLVQAKRYSGPVGVKEVREYGSLSYRENVDGVIIVTTSSFTGEGRKEGAKHNLKLIEGPLLTEMLNHYCTDEGESFHRKGRGVDVLETGEEVFGRHSATIEGNRIWLVLTKKHIYFEKITATLFSKKKELIRRIDASSIIGLKQDTNSLYIVIDEKNPEVLALSIREPKSFAENLELFRPSFLRGETLLKLEKEKKGCLVLTNRRFLMMDKGNIETIRLKDIAGAEIEKQGILQKDKLAILESKESITRHIYDVENASDWREAILKGLGKE
- a CDS encoding radical SAM protein; its protein translation is MDAQTKAELLATGRVAIDENLLGKTLVSSAGPGAGKVGFFFTSGGHRVKLGADANSPLKAIEKDGKICIYKDEKLLACGQIEEELLHCPEQAYINMTETCIFDCKFCPVPKLNGRVKSVEEVLDMIEKAHDTGKMKAISITAGVDEKVEKEVDRAVDVVRKCKRYHVPIGVSVYPTINSNKLLKEAGADEIKYNVETMDRQLYSELCGEQDLDFILDCLSEAVRMFGKNRVCSNFIIGLGENDETVMQGIRELVRRGVVPILRPATSHPLRKGEVNIERPSKERILKLTRFLREELDQAGLDTRLFRTMCLPCTGCDLGPHRDLG